The following are encoded together in the Proteiniphilum saccharofermentans genome:
- a CDS encoding glycoside hydrolase family 172 protein, with translation MNSTVHQLGILFFMLLISFNVTYSQQVVSFESLLQEMTDRENLAEYPSPFYTCRQFSSYDRASVDPDLKSWFANWDRNMFLRTEVDHDRKEYVLMDAKGPGAIVRIWMTFSGKDSGRGILRIYLDDYSTPAIEGDALSIISGGQLVGAPLSSSVSDLTDYGMRGHNLYLPIPYSGKCKITYESDNIKSMGAKSGEEEAIYYNINYRIYESKTQVKTFEMSQLLAAKELIDTTQKKLTDKDVLISQEMKKDTLQGLIPVGENLNLTIHNDHSAIRKITLRMNAGNYEQALRSTIIHILFDGNKAISCPIGDFFGTGYKIRKNSSWYTKIEDDGTMSCYWVMPFKRKCDILLENRGDQDVKIDYAEIITLPYKWTKNTMYFCSTWKQYSFLSTGEMKNNEGDGFPFDINYVKLKGRGVYVGDCLTLFNTVYAWWGEGDEKIYVDGESFPSHFGTGTEDYYGYAWCRPEKFTGHPFIAQPDGSGNFDPGYTNNVRFRSLDAIPFEKSLRFDMEMWHWTKAVIHFSPITFWYISPKDIKNIPRSNLSDASFPVAMSREDVVSPLIVNNKVEAENMILEKVTGGNFRYSNNVNRGWSNNMQVFWSDMKPKDTLTLSFFSNEERVSDVTIQFSKGPKYGTFSLSINQGDGVIIDSFEENDIINEYTLKNVVINRGRNLLNMEYLMPADKNQIGIDFIELSD, from the coding sequence ATGAATTCAACAGTCCATCAACTGGGGATATTATTTTTTATGTTACTGATAAGTTTCAACGTTACCTATTCCCAACAGGTTGTGTCATTCGAAAGTCTTCTGCAAGAAATGACAGATAGAGAAAATCTGGCGGAATACCCCTCGCCATTTTATACATGTAGACAATTCAGCAGTTATGACAGGGCATCTGTAGATCCTGATCTCAAAAGCTGGTTTGCCAATTGGGACCGGAACATGTTTTTAAGAACAGAAGTCGATCATGATCGAAAAGAATATGTCCTGATGGATGCAAAAGGTCCCGGGGCAATTGTCCGTATATGGATGACTTTTTCCGGTAAAGATTCAGGGAGAGGGATATTAAGGATATATCTCGATGATTATTCTACCCCCGCAATTGAGGGCGACGCTTTAAGCATTATCAGCGGGGGACAATTGGTAGGAGCGCCTCTTTCGAGTTCCGTATCGGACCTGACGGATTATGGTATGAGAGGGCATAATCTTTATTTACCAATACCTTATTCCGGCAAATGCAAAATTACTTATGAGAGTGATAATATAAAGAGCATGGGAGCTAAAAGCGGGGAAGAAGAAGCCATATATTACAATATAAATTATCGTATATATGAAAGTAAAACGCAAGTAAAAACCTTTGAAATGTCCCAGTTGCTTGCCGCAAAAGAACTAATAGATACGACTCAGAAAAAGCTAACAGATAAGGATGTCCTCATTTCACAGGAAATGAAAAAAGACACATTGCAAGGATTAATTCCTGTGGGTGAAAATCTGAATTTGACTATACATAACGATCATTCAGCAATACGCAAAATAACCCTCAGGATGAATGCCGGGAATTATGAACAGGCATTACGCAGTACAATAATTCATATTTTGTTCGATGGTAATAAGGCAATTAGTTGTCCCATAGGCGACTTTTTCGGAACCGGGTATAAAATAAGAAAAAACAGTTCATGGTACACGAAAATTGAAGATGACGGCACTATGTCTTGTTATTGGGTAATGCCTTTTAAGAGAAAATGTGATATTTTGCTTGAAAACAGAGGGGATCAGGATGTGAAGATTGACTATGCGGAGATCATCACTCTTCCCTATAAATGGACGAAAAACACAATGTATTTTTGTTCGACCTGGAAACAATATAGCTTTTTAAGCACAGGGGAAATGAAAAATAATGAAGGAGACGGTTTTCCCTTCGATATAAATTACGTGAAGTTAAAAGGACGAGGAGTGTATGTCGGGGACTGCTTAACTTTGTTCAATACTGTCTACGCATGGTGGGGAGAAGGTGATGAGAAAATATATGTCGACGGTGAATCTTTTCCTTCGCATTTCGGAACCGGAACTGAAGATTATTACGGATATGCATGGTGTCGGCCGGAAAAATTTACAGGACATCCTTTTATAGCTCAACCGGATGGCAGTGGGAATTTTGATCCGGGGTATACAAACAATGTCAGGTTTCGCTCACTGGATGCAATACCCTTCGAAAAATCTTTAAGATTTGACATGGAGATGTGGCATTGGACAAAGGCTGTGATCCATTTTTCACCCATTACTTTTTGGTACATCAGTCCCAAAGATATAAAAAATATTCCTCGTTCAAACCTCTCAGATGCATCTTTTCCCGTAGCAATGAGTCGCGAAGATGTAGTTTCACCTCTAATAGTGAATAATAAGGTAGAAGCTGAGAATATGATATTAGAAAAAGTAACAGGAGGTAATTTTCGTTACAGCAACAATGTTAACAGAGGATGGAGTAATAATATGCAGGTTTTTTGGAGTGATATGAAACCAAAAGATACTCTTACGCTATCTTTTTTCTCAAATGAGGAGCGGGTGTCTGATGTGACAATTCAATTTTCCAAAGGTCCGAAGTATGGAACTTTTTCACTTTCAATTAATCAGGGAGATGGTGTAATTATAGATTCATTCGAAGAGAATGATATAATCAATGAATATACATTGAAGAATGTAGTGATTAATAGAGGGAGGAATCTCCTGAATATGGAATATTTGATGCCAGCGGATAAAAATCAGATCGGTATTGACTTTATTGAGCTCTCTGATTAA
- a CDS encoding hybrid sensor histidine kinase/response regulator transcription factor: MKPKVLVVFYLCFLNGILVKGSDYYFRNMAVEDGLSQNMVYSIMQDKTGFMWFGTMDGLNRYDGIQFRIFKKGNGEAYTIGSNKIFSILQNEDEKIWIGTANGIYIYDPLYESFSRFNVQSDEGGEIDGIVRDLKLDKEGNVWIIVQDKGVYCYCQGNLKSYLLGDTHVRELLFDTRDNLWVATHGRGLLKINTESAETVQFLLDEEKIDSPDNSINVILSYNSHYMLVGTVNKGVQKFDLENETFTPFLEKGNDGKTLFVRCMIKTENQELWIGTETGIYIYDLKTERYLNLKHIYNDPYSLSDNAIHSLFQDREGGIWVGTFFGGICYFNYAFSQFEKYYPIVGENSISGKSISEFCEDFSKKIWIGTEDAGLNWFDPLMKTFGKSSIPAKNIHSLLCDENRLWVGTFSEGLYVSDLLTGEIKSYKNSLSENSIKDDNIYSIYKDSSGKIWIGSMTGLQYFDGISNDFRRINEDRINNQVNDILEDYKGTLWFATIGDGVFSYNRFSDEWFHHPSTVNNTDDTGKSIICLLQDKKNRLWIGTEGAGLGIYDVNTNSFKSAITSDTGLPNDVIYRLIEDNKGYIWGSTNKGIFRLNPDNMDVTVYTHSNGLLGDQFNYKSGFKSYDGKIYFGGVKGFVAFMPDNLGINEYIPPVVLNSFQIQNKEVTLTEKNSPLEKSITYTHSIKVPHNVSVFSIGFAALSYTYPGGNMYAYKLEGRDNEWIYVDQVHQVNYSDLSPGNYVFRVKGSNSDGIWNETETSLKIDVLPPWYRTFVAFLFYIVAISGIISFSIYNFVRRTKRRNDLLLTELENTKEKELYTAKIDFFTHITHEIRTPLSLIKIPLGDVMKNIDIYNPNWDNLTIVQRNVDRLLKLVNELMDFRKTESRILSLNFVKTDVVGIIKDTISRFKPSLDSKKIVFQNSFSIESLYADVDREVFTKIISNLFSNALKHSLTVVEMKFSHNEKNFTIEIENDGDTIPDEYLKKIFEPFFKLNRNVQGTGIGLAFVKSLVELHKGTIYCDNSKPDRTIFVMILPINQDYSININDDEQTNRMYDTPSKSAHTLPIHSRRPNHTILTVEDNEEFQQLLYKHLTKKYNVLQSKNGLEAMSIMDKENIDVVICDIMMSVMDGLEFCKTMKENIKYSHIPVILLTARTNLESKIEGINCGADEYIEKPYSVDYLMARIDNLLENRRKMQEAFKNSPELAFKSITHSKADEEFLQKLIGIIHDNLDEPDLNIDKLAEEMALSRSTLYRKVKNVSELSPNDFILLIRLKKAAELIKQKQYQINEIAYMVGFSSPNYFSKCFFKQFGVPPKDF, from the coding sequence ATGAAGCCGAAGGTACTTGTCGTGTTTTATTTGTGTTTTCTCAATGGTATCCTTGTGAAGGGTTCTGATTACTATTTCAGAAATATGGCTGTGGAGGATGGCTTATCACAAAATATGGTCTATTCCATCATGCAGGATAAAACCGGTTTTATGTGGTTTGGCACAATGGATGGTTTGAATAGATACGATGGCATACAATTCAGGATCTTTAAGAAAGGAAATGGAGAAGCATATACAATCGGTTCAAATAAAATTTTCTCAATACTTCAGAATGAGGATGAAAAAATTTGGATTGGAACAGCGAACGGGATTTACATCTACGATCCTTTATATGAAAGTTTCAGTCGATTCAATGTGCAATCGGATGAGGGAGGGGAAATAGATGGGATTGTAAGAGATCTGAAGTTGGATAAAGAGGGTAATGTATGGATAATAGTTCAAGACAAAGGAGTATATTGTTATTGCCAGGGTAATTTGAAAAGCTATCTATTAGGAGATACACATGTAAGAGAGCTCCTATTCGATACCAGGGATAACCTATGGGTCGCTACACACGGAAGGGGTTTGTTGAAAATCAATACCGAAAGTGCCGAAACTGTACAGTTTTTATTGGATGAAGAAAAAATAGACAGCCCGGACAATAGTATTAATGTAATTCTCTCGTACAATTCTCATTATATGCTCGTCGGAACAGTAAATAAGGGAGTGCAGAAATTCGATCTGGAAAATGAGACTTTCACTCCATTTCTGGAAAAAGGAAACGATGGAAAAACGCTTTTTGTAAGATGCATGATCAAGACGGAGAATCAGGAGTTATGGATCGGAACGGAAACAGGGATTTACATCTATGATCTTAAAACAGAAAGATATCTTAACTTGAAGCATATTTATAATGATCCTTATTCATTATCGGATAATGCGATTCACAGTCTGTTCCAAGATCGGGAAGGGGGAATATGGGTCGGCACTTTTTTTGGAGGAATTTGCTATTTCAACTACGCTTTCTCACAGTTTGAGAAATATTATCCAATCGTCGGGGAAAATTCAATTAGTGGAAAAAGTATCAGTGAATTTTGTGAAGATTTCTCTAAAAAAATATGGATCGGGACAGAAGATGCCGGTCTTAACTGGTTTGACCCTCTAATGAAAACTTTTGGGAAAAGTTCTATACCCGCTAAAAATATCCATTCGCTGCTGTGCGATGAGAACAGGCTTTGGGTGGGTACATTCTCTGAAGGGCTTTATGTTTCGGATCTCCTCACCGGAGAAATTAAATCATATAAAAATTCATTATCCGAAAATTCCATTAAGGACGATAATATTTATTCTATTTATAAAGACTCTTCCGGCAAAATATGGATCGGTTCAATGACCGGGCTTCAATATTTTGACGGGATATCCAATGATTTTAGGAGAATCAATGAGGATAGGATTAATAATCAGGTCAATGACATACTTGAGGATTATAAGGGAACCTTGTGGTTCGCTACTATTGGAGACGGGGTCTTCTCATACAATAGATTTTCAGACGAATGGTTCCATCATCCATCCACTGTGAATAATACCGACGATACGGGAAAATCTATCATCTGCTTATTGCAAGACAAGAAGAACAGACTCTGGATTGGTACCGAAGGGGCTGGCCTCGGGATCTATGACGTCAATACGAACTCTTTTAAAAGTGCAATCACATCTGATACCGGATTACCGAATGATGTCATTTACAGATTAATAGAAGATAACAAAGGATATATTTGGGGTAGTACCAACAAGGGTATTTTCAGGTTGAACCCCGACAATATGGATGTGACAGTATATACTCATTCAAACGGATTATTAGGGGATCAATTTAATTACAAATCCGGGTTTAAAAGTTATGACGGGAAAATATATTTCGGGGGAGTAAAAGGATTTGTTGCCTTTATGCCTGATAACCTGGGGATAAATGAATATATACCGCCCGTAGTCCTGAATAGTTTTCAAATTCAGAATAAAGAAGTCACATTAACAGAAAAAAATTCTCCGTTAGAAAAATCCATTACTTATACTCATAGCATCAAGGTTCCACACAATGTTTCAGTGTTTAGTATAGGTTTTGCAGCGCTAAGTTATACGTATCCCGGCGGAAATATGTATGCTTATAAACTGGAGGGGCGTGATAACGAATGGATCTATGTCGATCAGGTACATCAGGTAAATTATTCTGATTTATCACCGGGTAATTATGTTTTCAGAGTAAAGGGATCTAATAGTGACGGTATTTGGAATGAAACGGAAACCTCATTAAAAATTGATGTGTTACCGCCCTGGTACAGGACTTTTGTGGCCTTTTTGTTTTATATTGTGGCAATAAGCGGCATAATATCCTTTAGCATATATAACTTTGTTCGCAGGACCAAACGTCGTAATGATCTATTACTGACAGAACTCGAAAATACCAAAGAAAAAGAATTATACACAGCAAAGATCGATTTTTTCACGCACATTACACATGAGATAAGGACCCCTTTAAGCCTGATTAAAATCCCATTGGGAGATGTAATGAAAAATATTGATATATACAATCCAAACTGGGACAATCTTACAATCGTTCAACGTAATGTGGATCGATTGCTCAAACTGGTCAATGAGCTCATGGATTTTAGAAAGACAGAGTCCCGGATCCTTAGTTTGAATTTCGTAAAGACCGATGTTGTAGGTATTATAAAAGATACTATCAGCAGATTCAAACCAAGTCTGGATTCTAAAAAAATAGTTTTTCAAAATAGTTTTTCAATTGAAAGTCTGTATGCCGATGTGGATAGGGAAGTATTTACCAAGATAATAAGTAATTTATTTTCTAATGCGTTGAAACATTCTCTTACAGTAGTAGAAATGAAATTCAGTCACAATGAAAAAAATTTCACTATAGAAATAGAGAATGATGGAGACACTATTCCTGATGAGTATCTGAAAAAAATATTTGAGCCGTTCTTTAAATTAAATAGAAACGTACAGGGTACCGGTATAGGTCTTGCATTTGTGAAATCATTGGTAGAACTTCATAAAGGAACGATATACTGTGATAACTCTAAACCCGATAGAACTATTTTTGTGATGATCCTGCCTATTAATCAGGATTACAGTATAAATATAAATGATGATGAACAAACAAACAGAATGTACGATACACCGTCGAAATCAGCACATACCTTACCAATCCATTCCAGGAGACCAAATCATACAATCCTTACAGTGGAAGACAATGAAGAATTTCAACAACTTCTTTATAAACACCTGACAAAGAAATATAATGTATTGCAGAGCAAAAACGGGTTAGAAGCCATGAGTATCATGGATAAAGAAAATATAGATGTAGTGATCTGTGATATAATGATGTCGGTAATGGATGGCTTAGAATTTTGCAAGACAATGAAAGAGAATATAAAATATAGCCATATACCGGTAATCCTGCTGACCGCCAGAACCAATCTGGAATCTAAAATTGAAGGGATAAACTGTGGAGCGGATGAATATATAGAAAAGCCTTACTCCGTGGATTATCTTATGGCCAGGATTGACAATCTGTTAGAGAACCGGAGAAAGATGCAGGAAGCATTCAAAAATTCACCCGAACTGGCCTTTAAAAGTATTACTCATTCAAAGGCTGATGAAGAATTTCTACAAAAACTGATAGGTATTATTCATGATAATCTGGATGAGCCCGATCTAAATATAGATAAATTGGCGGAAGAAATGGCGCTAAGCCGCTCTACCCTTTACAGGAAAGTTAAAAATGTATCGGAATTGTCTCCCAATGATTTCATTTTACTTATCAGACTTAAAAAAGCCGCTGAACTTATTAAACAAAAACAATATCAAATCAATGAAATCGCATATATGGTAGGTTTTAGCTCTCCAAATTATTTTTCGAAATGCTTCTTTAAGCAGTTCGGTGTTCCTCCCAAAGATTTTTAG